One Syntrophales bacterium DNA segment encodes these proteins:
- a CDS encoding sigma-54 dependent transcriptional regulator — protein sequence MAKILVIDDDPLMSNMLCDMIKSMNHEAISMHTLNEGREAIETNSYDIVYLDIHLPDGNGLDMMPIIQSSLSHPEIIIITAYGEPAGAELAIRNGAWSYIEKGSSLEAYILPLVRALDYREAKNKRKPFMLRREDIIGRSRKMERCFELLSRAARTDLNVLITGETGTGKECFALAIHKNSNRKDKELITVDCAALPPTLVASVLFGHEKGSFTGADSSRDGLIRQADGGTLFLDEVGELPLSIQKEFLRVLQEKRFRPIGSRREISSSFRLISATNRNLDEMVLHDQFRSDLLYRLRSLTVELPPLRERSEDIIDLFFFYMKRFCDRHGIDVKGFSPEFLGALKDYKWPGNIRELINSIEQSLVLAYDEPTLHVRHLPEDIRIKLIKRSLIKKESKPSQIVNPLETWKARRENMAARVEKQYLEELMEYVHGDIPEACHISGLSRARLYSLLSTYKVERKSDS from the coding sequence ATGGCCAAAATTCTTGTCATTGACGATGATCCACTGATGTCAAATATGCTTTGTGACATGATTAAAAGCATGAATCATGAAGCTATTTCAATGCATACGTTAAATGAGGGGCGAGAAGCCATCGAGACAAATAGCTATGACATTGTCTATCTTGACATTCACTTACCCGACGGTAACGGATTGGATATGATGCCGATTATTCAATCGTCATTATCTCATCCGGAGATCATTATCATAACAGCGTATGGTGAACCTGCTGGAGCCGAATTGGCAATCAGGAATGGAGCTTGGAGCTATATCGAAAAGGGTTCTTCTCTGGAGGCGTATATTCTCCCTCTAGTTCGTGCACTAGATTATAGAGAGGCAAAAAATAAACGCAAGCCCTTCATGCTTCGTAGAGAGGATATCATCGGTCGTAGCAGAAAAATGGAAAGATGTTTCGAACTTTTGTCCCGTGCAGCAAGAACTGACTTGAATGTTCTAATAACCGGCGAGACTGGTACCGGAAAGGAATGTTTTGCGCTAGCAATACATAAAAACAGCAATCGTAAAGACAAAGAACTGATTACCGTCGACTGCGCGGCTCTTCCACCTACTCTTGTGGCAAGCGTGCTTTTTGGTCATGAAAAAGGCTCTTTTACTGGCGCCGATAGCTCTCGCGACGGTTTGATAAGGCAGGCTGATGGCGGAACTCTGTTTCTTGATGAGGTAGGGGAATTGCCCTTATCCATACAAAAAGAGTTCCTTCGGGTGCTGCAAGAAAAGCGCTTCAGACCCATTGGAAGCAGACGGGAGATAAGCAGTAGCTTTCGTTTGATTTCCGCAACAAACAGAAATCTTGATGAAATGGTTTTGCACGACCAGTTTCGCAGCGATCTTCTCTATCGGCTCCGGTCGCTGACAGTGGAGCTGCCGCCGCTCAGGGAGCGCTCCGAGGACATCATTGATTTGTTCTTCTTTTATATGAAGAGATTCTGCGATCGCCATGGTATCGATGTAAAAGGTTTTTCTCCTGAATTTCTAGGCGCATTGAAAGATTATAAATGGCCGGGTAACATTCGGGAACTGATTAACTCAATCGAACAAAGCCTTGTTCTTGCGTATGATGAGCCGACCCTCCATGTCAGACATCTGCCTGAGGATATAAGAATCAAACTTATTAAGAGGTCCCTGATAAAGAAAGAATCGAAACCGTCACAAATAGTAAACCCTCTTGAGACTTGGAAAGCCAGGCGGGAAAACATGGCAGCAAGAGTTGAAAAGCAATACCTCGAAGAGCTGATGGAGTACGTGCATGGAGACATTCCAGAAGCCTGTCACATCTCCGGCCTTTCACGAGCACGCCTTTACAGCCTTTTGAGTACGTACAAAGTCGAACGCAAGAGCGACAGCTAA
- a CDS encoding chemotaxis protein CheW, which produces MDCKQDKDVKDSFDHTFRKDNKYLTFKLFGEDYGMEIIKVKEIIGMMTITAIPKAPSYVKGVINLRGKVIPVVDLRLQFGLEECDYTERTCIIVTETKLGNKTHLIGIIVDSVSEVQNIKSGDIDPCPEFGNNQVDTKYILGMAKTGVGIKILLDIDEVLAGEELLEVVTA; this is translated from the coding sequence ATGGATTGCAAACAAGACAAAGACGTTAAAGACAGTTTTGATCATACATTCAGAAAAGATAATAAGTACCTTACCTTTAAACTGTTTGGCGAAGATTACGGCATGGAGATCATCAAAGTTAAAGAAATCATTGGGATGATGACCATTACAGCAATACCCAAGGCGCCATCGTACGTCAAAGGGGTTATCAATCTTCGCGGAAAAGTAATTCCGGTAGTTGATCTGAGACTCCAGTTTGGATTGGAGGAATGTGATTATACGGAGAGAACTTGCATCATCGTAACGGAAACGAAATTGGGAAACAAAACACATCTGATCGGTATTATTGTAGATTCAGTTTCAGAAGTGCAGAATATAAAAAGTGGAGACATCGATCCATGTCCGGAATTTGGTAACAACCAGGTGGATACAAAATACATTCTCGGTATGGCCAAGACCGGGGTTGGGATTAAAATCTTGCTCGATATCGACGAAGTTTTAGCCGGTGAAGAACTTTTGGAAGTAGTGACAGCATAA
- a CDS encoding methyl-accepting chemotaxis protein → MKRMKLSVKLVGAFIVVSLITILVGLIGVVKIRAIDEASTAVFEQNTKPLAYISGVATDFQVQRNMVRDAVITKFMYEKDISEHISKVKELDQKGIGILKTFGETVKSEDMKREFDSCMASLGEYLPLREKLFNLIQAGKRDEAIQFMQGDIAAQGLKITASIDKLVNMKIADAKSKADNNNATARGAIWFTLIASVIGTILAVLLGVYLSLSITRPINRVSAGLADGADQVAAASAQVSSSSQDLAEGASEQASSLEETSSSLEELSSMTKQNANNANHAKQIMEQAAQIVARVDTHMNEMVTAINEISKSSEETGKIIKTIDEIAFQTNLLALNAAVEAARAGEAGAGFAVVADEVRNLAMRAAEAAKNTNNLIENTLKVVKHGADVTLMTKEAFGENTVIAAKVGELIGEIAAASNEQAQGISQINTAVAEMDKVTQQTAANAEESASASEEMNAQAEQMKVFVNELLVVIGETGNGIGSSRKTDNARGVTNDLHGTNWKTNALIKKINGPIEATASGVRGVANKKIVAPKDVIPFEEDNFKDF, encoded by the coding sequence ATGAAAAGAATGAAGCTTAGCGTAAAATTGGTGGGGGCATTTATTGTTGTATCATTGATCACGATTCTTGTTGGTTTGATTGGAGTGGTGAAAATTCGCGCTATCGATGAAGCAAGTACAGCGGTGTTCGAACAGAATACAAAACCTCTTGCATACATCTCTGGAGTTGCAACTGATTTTCAGGTCCAGCGAAATATGGTACGGGACGCAGTCATCACGAAATTCATGTATGAAAAGGACATCAGTGAACATATCAGTAAAGTAAAAGAACTGGATCAGAAAGGCATCGGTATCCTGAAAACGTTTGGCGAAACGGTCAAATCAGAGGATATGAAACGAGAGTTTGATAGCTGCATGGCGTCTCTGGGAGAATATTTACCACTTCGGGAGAAATTGTTTAATCTTATTCAGGCCGGAAAGCGCGATGAAGCGATCCAATTCATGCAGGGAGATATTGCGGCCCAAGGACTAAAAATTACTGCATCGATCGATAAATTAGTGAATATGAAAATTGCGGATGCGAAGAGCAAGGCAGATAATAATAACGCGACGGCCAGGGGCGCCATCTGGTTCACATTGATTGCGTCTGTAATTGGAACGATTCTGGCAGTCCTGCTGGGTGTCTATCTGTCCCTGTCCATCACCCGTCCGATCAATAGAGTGTCAGCTGGCTTGGCGGATGGAGCTGATCAGGTTGCTGCCGCATCTGCCCAGGTTTCGTCCTCAAGTCAGGATCTGGCCGAAGGAGCGTCCGAGCAGGCATCATCTCTGGAAGAGACTTCCTCGTCCCTTGAAGAATTGTCCTCCATGACCAAGCAGAATGCCAATAATGCAAACCATGCAAAGCAGATTATGGAGCAGGCCGCCCAGATTGTCGCAAGGGTTGATACTCACATGAATGAAATGGTGACCGCCATTAATGAGATATCAAAATCCAGCGAAGAGACGGGGAAAATCATTAAAACAATCGATGAGATTGCATTTCAGACCAATCTGCTTGCTCTTAATGCTGCCGTAGAAGCAGCCCGGGCCGGTGAGGCTGGTGCGGGTTTTGCGGTTGTGGCCGATGAAGTCCGTAATCTTGCAATGCGAGCCGCGGAAGCAGCAAAAAATACCAATAATTTAATTGAGAATACACTTAAAGTCGTTAAGCATGGAGCAGATGTGACATTAATGACGAAGGAAGCCTTTGGAGAAAACACGGTCATTGCAGCAAAAGTGGGTGAGTTGATTGGTGAAATCGCTGCGGCTTCCAATGAACAGGCTCAGGGGATCAGCCAGATCAACACAGCAGTTGCGGAGATGGACAAAGTGACCCAGCAGACTGCCGCAAATGCAGAGGAGTCAGCCAGTGCATCCGAAGAAATGAACGCACAAGCAGAACAGATGAAGGTATTCGTAAACGAATTGCTTGTGGTTATTGGTGAGACAGGCAATGGCATAGGGTCATCTCGTAAAACTGACAATGCCAGAGGAGTGACGAACGACCTTCACGGGACCAATTGGAAGACAAACGCATTGATTAAGAAAATCAATGGACCCATCGAGGCTACGGCAAGTGGTGTCAGGGGAGTGGCAAATAAGAAGATTGTTGCTCCGAAAGATGTTATTCCTTTCGAAGAAGACAACTTTAAGGATTTCTGA
- a CDS encoding PAS domain S-box protein produces MIDNSGSCKNWHSLFFENLPDGILYIEDQIIRDCNKVILSLLNISEKKHIIGLHPSELSPPFQPDGQSSREKANLMMAEASRLGSQRFEWVHRHNGGDIHIEVLLFSVPTDERKAMFAVWSDITKRKTDEISLIQSEKKYRALFENATWGIFQSSVEGNLLFINRSMAELFGYDSPEEMTSKIKRLGTQLYVKPSDRRKFVRVMSKKNRVEHFEAEFRKKDGTKVWISINAYAVTKEDGSTAYYEGNIHDVTNRRLAEEKLRISKQFLSDAVNFLPDATFAVNRNKKIIVWNRAMEVMTGVPARKMLGKDSEACTVLFYGKQKRKKHYIMDLLWEPDADVGSSYLRVKQEDEAICAEAFCPALYGGNGAYVVAKMSPICATDGRMVAAIESIRDVTEQKQTEKALHQSLDRFRLLCENVPLGIIQIDYDGAISYINQQFEMMFGYGLCDLQDIRALQEITKDVDNGTYNHYEGMNNQYRGLFGIYCKDGKERIVQTTSSHIGENVEIRTYQDVTIQYKIEAQLRQSQKMEAVGTLAGGIAHDFNNILGAIIGYTEMAVKGLSGEHKSLEYYLKQVLSGCIRARDLVKQILFFSRRTEHKLSPVRISPLIRDSVKLIRASTPSNIKILQSLSASEDTIYADPIQIHQIIMNLCTNAVYAMKGSNGILTVELRNIELSDDQGLDTGLPYGSYVRLTVRDTGIGIESNRIHRIFEPFYTTKPSGEGTGMGLAVVHGIVKSYGGTIIVNSELNKGTIVKIYIPVLKNIELPAEENTAKSIVHGNERILFVDDEQSLVQFGRTMLSELGYHVTTETDSLQALKTFRDNPQNFDLVITDFMMPNMTGYALSLAILAVRPDVPIILSTGYSDSISKEKAKEAGIREFVLKPLTTYELSTVIRRALQGKA; encoded by the coding sequence ATGATTGATAACTCGGGAAGCTGTAAAAATTGGCATAGTCTTTTTTTTGAAAACTTGCCTGATGGAATCCTCTACATAGAAGATCAAATTATCAGAGACTGTAATAAGGTCATCCTGAGTCTTTTGAACATTTCTGAAAAAAAACACATTATCGGTTTACACCCTTCAGAATTATCACCTCCTTTTCAGCCAGATGGACAATCATCAAGAGAAAAAGCGAATCTCATGATGGCCGAGGCTTCAAGGCTTGGATCACAACGTTTTGAATGGGTGCATCGACATAATGGGGGAGACATCCACATTGAAGTTTTACTTTTTTCTGTTCCCACTGACGAGAGAAAGGCGATGTTCGCCGTATGGTCCGATATTACAAAAAGAAAAACCGATGAAATATCTCTAATTCAAAGTGAAAAAAAATACAGGGCCTTATTTGAAAACGCCACTTGGGGAATATTCCAGAGTTCCGTAGAGGGAAATCTGCTCTTTATCAATCGTTCCATGGCAGAACTTTTCGGATACGACTCTCCTGAAGAAATGACATCTAAAATCAAACGATTAGGTACTCAACTATATGTAAAGCCATCGGACCGCAGAAAATTTGTCCGCGTCATGAGTAAAAAGAACAGAGTAGAACACTTTGAAGCGGAGTTTCGCAAGAAAGACGGCACGAAAGTTTGGATCTCGATCAATGCGTATGCCGTGACAAAAGAAGACGGATCGACTGCTTATTACGAGGGTAACATCCATGATGTCACAAATCGCAGGCTAGCCGAGGAGAAGTTAAGGATATCAAAACAATTTCTATCTGATGCAGTGAATTTTCTGCCGGATGCAACATTTGCAGTCAATAGAAACAAGAAAATTATTGTTTGGAACCGGGCCATGGAAGTTATGACCGGGGTTCCTGCACGAAAGATGCTGGGGAAGGATTCAGAAGCTTGCACAGTACTTTTCTATGGAAAGCAAAAAAGAAAAAAGCACTATATAATGGATCTCTTATGGGAACCAGACGCAGACGTAGGAAGCAGCTATCTACGAGTCAAACAGGAAGATGAGGCAATTTGTGCAGAGGCGTTCTGTCCAGCGCTCTACGGTGGGAATGGGGCATATGTCGTTGCTAAAATGTCACCAATTTGTGCGACTGATGGTAGGATGGTCGCAGCCATCGAATCTATTCGAGATGTTACCGAACAGAAACAAACAGAAAAGGCGCTTCATCAAAGCCTTGATCGATTCCGTTTGCTTTGTGAAAATGTTCCCCTAGGTATCATTCAAATAGATTATGATGGCGCAATATCTTATATTAATCAACAATTTGAAATGATGTTCGGCTATGGGTTGTGCGACCTTCAAGATATAAGAGCGCTTCAAGAAATCACAAAAGATGTTGATAATGGAACTTACAATCATTATGAAGGCATGAATAACCAATATCGAGGACTCTTTGGTATTTACTGTAAAGATGGAAAAGAAAGAATTGTACAAACAACCTCATCTCATATTGGCGAAAATGTTGAAATTAGAACTTACCAGGATGTAACAATTCAATATAAAATTGAGGCGCAATTGAGACAATCCCAGAAAATGGAAGCCGTCGGTACGTTGGCTGGTGGGATAGCTCATGATTTTAATAATATTCTTGGTGCCATTATCGGTTACACGGAAATGGCAGTGAAGGGGCTATCTGGAGAGCATAAGTCATTAGAATATTATCTGAAACAGGTTTTGAGTGGATGTATAAGGGCGAGAGACCTAGTTAAACAGATTTTATTCTTTAGTAGACGTACCGAGCATAAATTAAGTCCAGTAAGAATAAGCCCACTAATAAGAGATTCAGTTAAACTTATACGTGCTTCAACTCCATCAAATATAAAAATTCTCCAGAGTTTAAGCGCGTCTGAAGATACTATTTATGCAGATCCTATTCAGATACATCAGATTATTATGAATCTTTGTACTAACGCTGTTTATGCAATGAAGGGATCCAATGGCATTTTAACAGTTGAATTGAGAAACATTGAACTCAGTGATGATCAAGGACTGGACACAGGACTTCCGTACGGATCTTATGTTCGTTTGACTGTTCGAGATACGGGAATTGGTATAGAATCAAATAGGATTCATCGTATATTTGAGCCGTTCTATACAACAAAACCATCTGGTGAAGGAACAGGTATGGGACTGGCTGTTGTCCATGGTATTGTAAAAAGCTATGGTGGGACAATAATAGTTAACAGCGAACTCAATAAAGGTACCATTGTTAAAATATATATACCAGTACTTAAGAACATAGAATTGCCTGCTGAGGAAAACACTGCAAAAAGTATTGTTCATGGTAATGAACGAATCCTTTTCGTCGACGATGAACAATCTCTTGTGCAATTTGGAAGAACAATGCTTTCAGAACTTGGTTACCACGTTACTACAGAAACAGATAGCCTTCAGGCGTTGAAGACTTTTAGAGACAATCCACAAAATTTTGACCTTGTAATAACGGATTTTATGATGCCGAACATGACAGGTTATGCTCTTTCATTGGCGATCTTAGCCGTTCGGCCCGATGTACCGATTATTCTTAGTACCGGTTATAGCGATTCTATTTCGAAGGAAAAGGCCAAAGAAGCCGGTATTCGTGAATTTGTTTTAAAACCCCTTACAACATATGAACTGTCGACAGTTATACGAAGAGCTCTTCAAGGGAAAGCCTAA
- a CDS encoding PilZ domain-containing protein: MKEKRKFNRYDVDVNVTVEINDRNGLVNQFHYKSKNLAAGGVLIASGKCSIPNDTELKLKINFQFERLKTIENPEGVLIMFVTGRVIRHDPEGTVICFYDDCKMSQCLDFLRENNN, encoded by the coding sequence ATGAAAGAAAAGAGAAAATTCAATCGATATGATGTTGATGTCAATGTTACTGTTGAAATAAATGACAGAAATGGATTGGTAAATCAATTTCATTATAAATCTAAGAATCTGGCTGCCGGAGGAGTTCTTATTGCCTCTGGTAAATGTTCAATTCCGAATGATACAGAACTCAAGCTAAAAATTAATTTTCAATTTGAACGACTGAAGACGATTGAAAATCCGGAAGGGGTTCTCATTATGTTTGTCACGGGTCGTGTTATACGACACGATCCTGAAGGAACAGTCATTTGTTTCTATGATGATTGTAAAATGTCACAATGCTTGGATTTTCTACGGGAAAATAATAACTAG
- a CDS encoding SMP-30/gluconolactonase/LRE family protein has protein sequence MTAREFSTFISGYDFLEAPRWHDGRLWLSDFYSHQVIAVDMDGNVEKIATVEEQPSGLGWLPDGRLLIVSMLGRKVLRREPDGSLVVHADLSGIAGGSCNDMVVDAKGRAYVGNFGFDLMGGAPMETARLACVDPDGKVSVAAEDLYFPNAAMITPDGRTLIVNETFGNRISAFDIKADGTLGPRRDWACFGSLPQGCELAEVFPQAKVAPDGGVLDAEGAVWIADAIGNRVLRVAEGGQVLEEISTGSQGAYACALGGPDRRTLFICVAPDFQEHLRKGAGEAAIWAVKVDVPGAGRP, from the coding sequence ATGACGGCGCGAGAATTTTCCACCTTTATCTCCGGCTATGATTTCCTGGAGGCGCCCAGGTGGCATGACGGCCGCCTGTGGCTTTCGGATTTTTACTCCCATCAGGTGATTGCCGTCGACATGGACGGCAACGTGGAGAAGATCGCCACTGTGGAAGAGCAGCCGTCCGGCCTGGGCTGGCTGCCGGACGGCCGCCTGCTGATCGTCTCCATGCTCGGCAGAAAGGTTCTGCGGCGCGAGCCGGACGGATCGCTGGTTGTGCATGCTGACCTGTCGGGCATCGCCGGCGGCTCGTGCAACGACATGGTGGTCGATGCAAAGGGCCGGGCCTACGTGGGCAATTTCGGGTTCGACCTGATGGGGGGCGCTCCCATGGAGACCGCCAGGCTGGCCTGCGTGGACCCGGACGGCAAGGTCAGCGTGGCAGCGGAGGATCTGTATTTTCCCAATGCGGCCATGATCACGCCCGACGGCCGGACCCTGATCGTCAACGAAACCTTCGGCAACCGGATCTCGGCCTTTGACATCAAGGCCGACGGAACCCTGGGGCCGAGGCGAGACTGGGCCTGCTTCGGTTCCCTCCCCCAGGGGTGCGAGCTGGCGGAGGTGTTCCCCCAGGCGAAGGTGGCGCCCGATGGAGGGGTGCTGGATGCCGAGGGGGCCGTGTGGATTGCCGATGCCATCGGCAACCGGGTTCTTCGTGTTGCTGAAGGGGGGCAGGTGCTAGAAGAAATCTCCACGGGGAGCCAGGGAGCGTATGCCTGCGCACTGGGAGGGCCGGACCGCCGGACCCTGTTCATTTGCGTTGCCCCGGACTTCCAGGAGCACCTGCGGAAAGGTGCCGGCGAGGCCGCCATCTGGGCCGTCAAGGTGGATGTGCCCGGCGCGGGGCGGCCTTGA
- a CDS encoding nucleotidyltransferase domain-containing protein produces the protein MLIRLFSSKLRVELLALFFSRPDSSLYIGEIANLTSEDKGNISRELRNLEGIGLLTSRKEGNLKYYALNKGYLLYDELKSIILKTRGAAGKLTETLTGVKGINYAFLYGSVAAGTETASSDIDLMIVGEIPLESLLRLLKDPEKVLGRAVNPSLYSLKEYRSRMKKRDPFMVNIMEEPIIMLIGDEGELRRTA, from the coding sequence ATGCTGATAAGACTTTTTTCGTCAAAATTGAGGGTAGAGCTTCTGGCGCTCTTCTTTTCGCGGCCGGACAGCAGCCTGTATATTGGAGAAATCGCAAATCTTACTTCGGAAGACAAGGGCAACATAAGCCGTGAACTGAGGAACCTGGAAGGCATCGGTCTCCTCACCAGCCGGAAAGAGGGGAACCTGAAATACTACGCTCTGAACAAGGGGTATCTGCTCTACGACGAGTTAAAATCCATAATCCTGAAGACAAGAGGTGCCGCAGGCAAGCTGACGGAAACGCTTACCGGGGTGAAAGGCATCAACTATGCTTTTCTCTATGGTTCTGTGGCCGCCGGTACGGAGACGGCGAGCAGCGATATCGACCTGATGATCGTCGGCGAAATCCCGCTGGAGAGCCTGTTGAGACTCCTGAAGGATCCGGAGAAAGTTCTCGGCCGGGCTGTCAATCCATCCCTGTACAGCCTCAAAGAGTACAGGAGTCGCATGAAAAAGAGGGACCCCTTTATGGTCAATATTATGGAGGAGCCCATCATTATGCTGATCGGAGATGAGGGTGAGCTACGAAGAACTGCTTGA
- a CDS encoding HEPN domain-containing protein, whose amino-acid sequence MSYEELLEKRLLKPFKAKTLQIRQQVDLANRDLKAAKAMLGINNDWTYNIAYNAILQSVRALMYQEGYRPVGEGQHKTAIRFAELVLGERFEDEVRFFDKMRVKRNQAVYDTAGMISKSEAEQSLAFATQFVSKIERVLKREK is encoded by the coding sequence GTGAGCTACGAAGAACTGCTTGAAAAAAGACTGCTCAAACCTTTCAAGGCCAAGACCCTGCAAATCCGGCAGCAAGTGGATCTGGCGAATCGGGACCTGAAGGCGGCCAAAGCGATGCTCGGAATCAACAACGACTGGACATACAACATCGCGTACAATGCTATTCTTCAATCGGTTCGGGCACTCATGTATCAGGAAGGGTACAGACCGGTCGGGGAGGGGCAGCACAAGACGGCCATCCGGTTTGCGGAGCTTGTCCTGGGCGAGAGGTTTGAAGACGAGGTCCGCTTTTTCGACAAGATGCGTGTGAAACGGAATCAGGCCGTGTATGACACGGCGGGTATGATATCGAAAAGTGAAGCGGAGCAGTCGTTGGCATTCGCGACGCAATTTGTTTCGAAAATTGAGCGCGTGCTGAAGCGAGAGAAATGA
- a CDS encoding ammonia-forming cytochrome c nitrite reductase subunit c552 — protein MRRRNIGFVVLAALSIALLIPAFSTAQKNGAGDSRETCYRCHPQIKSLKEGSRHGPLACGTCHSGMKEHLQNPRNKPAALAVDQPVCGRCHSDQLESFRMVNYQAQARKEKGVPTGRSPMQDKLLAPHGFTKEHNEPRAHVFMLTDQFVVDRFIGGRFQHKKGFAGINQTGRAWDVLVDTGRELPETAKAGNATCIQCKTSDHILNWKHMGDKDPKAKWDRGSDVAAMSRATQNPVGCIHCHDGHGAAPRVVRDALIEAVDKEGAQTFARNGKTDMKVVDFRGFRKIGVLGKTDSRMMCAQCHVEYACNAGFEFGTGKKVGYEDRRTNHYPMKNAKDILAHYKKVNFYDFRHAVTGARLVKLQHPEAETYWGSAHDRAGVQCHQCHMPKVKAGSGKSYTTHAVVRPIHSVREACLGCHPKSTAEEKRYQIETVQNYTKGKIRKAEYWLGKLIDTYETARRAGVPESALAQAREKHEEAHVLWEWWTAENSDGWHNAELARESLAASIIASRQGIDVLTKAMEGKR, from the coding sequence ATGCGCAGACGGAACATCGGATTCGTCGTCCTGGCCGCCCTGTCGATCGCCCTCTTGATTCCGGCATTTTCGACAGCCCAGAAGAACGGCGCCGGGGACTCCCGGGAAACCTGCTACCGATGCCATCCCCAGATCAAATCCCTGAAGGAAGGATCCAGGCACGGGCCCCTCGCCTGCGGCACCTGCCACAGCGGCATGAAGGAGCACCTGCAGAACCCCCGCAACAAGCCGGCCGCGCTGGCGGTTGACCAGCCCGTCTGCGGCCGCTGCCACAGTGACCAGCTCGAAAGCTTCCGGATGGTCAACTACCAGGCCCAGGCCCGAAAGGAGAAGGGCGTGCCCACCGGCCGCTCCCCCATGCAGGACAAGCTCCTGGCCCCCCACGGCTTCACGAAGGAGCATAACGAGCCGCGGGCGCACGTCTTCATGCTGACCGACCAGTTCGTGGTGGACCGCTTCATCGGCGGCCGCTTCCAGCACAAGAAGGGCTTTGCCGGCATCAACCAGACCGGCCGGGCCTGGGACGTCCTCGTCGACACGGGGCGGGAGCTGCCCGAGACCGCGAAGGCCGGCAACGCCACCTGCATCCAGTGCAAGACCTCCGACCACATCCTGAACTGGAAGCACATGGGTGACAAGGATCCGAAGGCGAAGTGGGACCGGGGATCCGATGTCGCCGCGATGTCCAGGGCGACGCAGAACCCCGTGGGCTGCATCCACTGCCATGACGGCCACGGCGCCGCCCCCCGGGTCGTCCGGGACGCCCTCATCGAGGCGGTCGACAAGGAAGGAGCGCAGACCTTCGCCCGGAACGGGAAGACGGACATGAAGGTGGTCGATTTCCGGGGCTTCCGGAAGATCGGCGTCCTGGGCAAGACCGACTCCCGGATGATGTGCGCCCAGTGCCACGTGGAATACGCCTGCAACGCCGGGTTCGAGTTCGGCACGGGGAAGAAGGTGGGCTACGAGGACCGCCGCACGAACCACTACCCGATGAAGAACGCGAAGGACATCCTGGCCCACTACAAGAAGGTGAACTTCTACGATTTCCGGCACGCCGTGACGGGCGCCCGGCTGGTCAAGCTGCAGCACCCGGAGGCGGAGACCTATTGGGGCAGCGCCCACGACCGGGCCGGCGTCCAGTGCCACCAGTGCCACATGCCGAAGGTCAAGGCCGGATCGGGGAAGAGCTACACGACCCACGCCGTCGTCCGGCCCATCCACTCGGTCCGGGAGGCTTGCCTGGGCTGCCATCCCAAATCCACGGCGGAAGAGAAGCGTTACCAGATCGAGACGGTCCAGAACTACACGAAGGGCAAGATACGGAAGGCCGAGTACTGGCTGGGGAAACTGATCGACACCTACGAGACGGCCCGAAGGGCGGGCGTCCCTGAATCAGCCCTCGCGCAGGCTCGGGAAAAGCACGAAGAGGCACACGTCCTCTGGGAATGGTGGACCGCCGAGAACAGCGACGGCTGGCACAATGCGGAGCTGGCGAGGGAGAGCCTGGCCGCCTCCATCATCGCCTCCCGGCAGGGCATCGATGTCCTGACCAAGGCCATGGAGGGCAAGCGATAA